A window of the Bradyrhizobium ottawaense genome harbors these coding sequences:
- a CDS encoding GGDEF domain-containing protein yields the protein MKAELARAEARIEELQASADTDFLLDIPNRRGFERELHRSIAYIKRYHASGALIVLDVDRLKPINDTFGHAAGDQVLKAIVATLLGQVRSSDVIGRLGGDEFALLLWHLSETDAKAKAAALEEMIDRLTFVFRGRTVSAGASAGVTILDSHSEAGRALEAADSAMYVRKAQRRHEVS from the coding sequence TTGAAGGCGGAATTGGCCAGGGCCGAGGCGCGAATCGAGGAGCTGCAGGCTTCCGCCGATACCGACTTCCTGCTCGATATTCCGAACCGGCGCGGCTTCGAACGGGAACTCCATCGCTCGATCGCCTACATCAAGCGCTATCACGCCAGCGGCGCCCTGATCGTGCTCGACGTCGATCGCCTGAAGCCGATCAACGATACCTTTGGTCATGCCGCTGGCGATCAGGTGCTCAAAGCCATCGTCGCCACGCTGCTGGGGCAGGTACGCTCCTCTGACGTGATCGGCCGACTCGGCGGCGACGAGTTCGCGCTGCTGCTGTGGCATCTCAGCGAGACCGATGCCAAGGCCAAGGCCGCCGCGCTGGAGGAGATGATCGACCGGCTCACCTTCGTTTTCCGTGGCCGCACCGTTTCCGCGGGCGCATCCGCCGGTGTCACCATCCTCGACAGCCATTCGGAGGCGGGCCGCGCGCTGGAAGCGGCCGACAGCGCGATGTATGTGCGCAAGGCGCAGCGGCGCCACGAGGTGTCGTGA
- a CDS encoding YdcH family protein, whose product MALQAHLVELERKHKILENELHDALVHLSTDDLQIVELKRRKLMVKDQIERLRHTSSETLH is encoded by the coding sequence ATGGCACTACAGGCGCATCTTGTTGAACTTGAACGTAAACACAAGATCCTCGAAAACGAATTGCACGACGCCCTCGTGCATCTTTCCACAGACGATTTGCAAATTGTCGAGTTGAAGCGCCGCAAGTTGATGGTCAAGGACCAGATCGAGCGGTTGAGACACACCAGCAGCGAAACGCTGCACTAG
- a CDS encoding YdcH family protein: MTDEDERELENELARLQQEHRDLDAAIDALHQSPAPDLLRLQRLKKRKLQLRDRIAFIEDQITPDIIA; this comes from the coding sequence ATGACCGACGAAGATGAGCGCGAGCTCGAAAACGAACTCGCCAGGCTGCAGCAGGAGCACCGCGATCTCGACGCAGCGATCGACGCGCTGCATCAATCGCCGGCGCCGGATCTGCTGCGGCTGCAGCGGCTGAAGAAACGCAAACTGCAATTGCGCGACCGCATCGCCTTCATCGAAGACCAGATCACGCCGGATATCATCGCCTGA
- a CDS encoding alpha/beta hydrolase, translating into MTVLKWLLIVISIGYAGGLVALFFAQRSFLFPVPTVARTSPQQAGFGEAEEHVMDTADGEKVIVWHVPAKPGHPVVLYFHGNGDFLAGFFGRFHDLIADGIGVVALSYRGYAGSSGQPSERGLLSDAAAAYAFAVARYDAARIVAWGFSLGTGVAVALAADRPVGRLILEAPYTSTADVAASLFWFMPVRFVMRDQFRSDERIGRVTVPLLIMHGERDPAIPIRFGERLFSLAHEPKQFVRFPEGGHENLQNFGAIETARHFINAVSG; encoded by the coding sequence ATGACCGTCCTGAAATGGCTCCTGATCGTCATTTCCATCGGTTATGCCGGCGGTCTCGTTGCGCTGTTCTTCGCGCAGCGCTCGTTTCTGTTTCCGGTTCCGACCGTGGCGCGCACTTCGCCACAGCAGGCGGGCTTTGGCGAAGCGGAAGAGCATGTCATGGATACGGCGGACGGTGAGAAGGTCATCGTCTGGCACGTTCCGGCAAAGCCCGGCCATCCCGTCGTTCTCTACTTCCACGGCAACGGCGATTTTCTCGCCGGCTTCTTCGGCCGCTTTCACGACCTGATCGCGGATGGCATCGGCGTCGTCGCGCTGTCCTACCGCGGCTATGCCGGCTCGAGCGGGCAGCCGAGCGAGCGCGGACTGCTGAGCGATGCCGCGGCGGCCTACGCCTTCGCCGTGGCGCGCTATGACGCCGCCAGGATCGTTGCGTGGGGTTTTTCGCTCGGCACCGGTGTCGCGGTGGCGCTGGCCGCAGACAGGCCGGTCGGTCGGCTGATCCTGGAAGCGCCCTATACCTCGACGGCGGATGTGGCTGCGTCGCTGTTCTGGTTCATGCCGGTGCGCTTCGTGATGCGGGACCAGTTTCGCTCCGACGAGCGCATCGGGCGGGTCACGGTTCCGCTTCTGATCATGCATGGCGAGCGCGATCCGGCCATCCCGATTCGTTTTGGCGAACGGCTGTTTTCCCTGGCGCATGAGCCGAAGCAATTCGTCCGCTTTCCCGAAGGCGGCCACGAAAACCTGCAGAATTTTGGCGCCATTGAAACCGCGCGGCATTTCATCAATGCCGTAAGCGGTTGA
- a CDS encoding NAD(P)(+) transhydrogenase (Re/Si-specific) subunit beta, whose translation MNANLAAVFYLIAGVLFILALRGLSSPASSRQGNFFGMIGMAIAVATTLASHPPADGLAWILVILGIAIGGSVGAVIARRVPMTSMPELVAAFHSLVGMAAVLVAAGAFYAPEAFDIGTPGHIHAQSLVEMSLGVAIGALTFTGSVIAFLKLSGRMSGAPIILPARHIINIALGLALVFFIVGLVISGSALDFWLITILALVLGALLIIPIGGADMPVVISMLNSYSGWAAAGIGFTLGNSALIITGALVGSSGAILSYIMCHAMNRSFISVILGGFGGETAVAGGGGGEQKPVKLGSADDAAFIMKNAQKVIIVPGYGMAVAQAQHALREMGDILKKEGVEVKYAIHPVAGRMPGHMNVLLAEANVPYDEVFELEDINSEFAQADIAFVIGANDVTNPAAEDDKTSPIYGMPVLQVWKAGTVMFIKRSLASGYAGIDNPLFYRDNTMMLLGDAKKVTESIVKAM comes from the coding sequence ATGAACGCCAATCTGGCCGCAGTATTCTATCTCATCGCCGGCGTCCTGTTCATCCTGGCGCTGCGCGGGTTGTCCAGTCCCGCCTCGTCGCGTCAGGGCAATTTCTTCGGCATGATCGGCATGGCGATCGCGGTCGCGACCACGCTCGCCAGTCATCCGCCGGCGGACGGCCTTGCCTGGATCCTGGTCATTCTCGGCATCGCCATCGGCGGCAGCGTCGGCGCCGTGATCGCGCGCCGAGTGCCGATGACCTCGATGCCGGAACTGGTCGCAGCGTTCCACTCGCTGGTCGGCATGGCCGCGGTGCTGGTCGCCGCCGGCGCGTTCTACGCGCCTGAGGCGTTCGACATCGGGACGCCCGGACACATCCACGCCCAGAGCCTGGTCGAAATGTCGCTCGGCGTCGCCATCGGCGCCTTGACGTTTACCGGCTCGGTGATCGCGTTCCTGAAATTGTCGGGCCGCATGAGCGGTGCGCCGATCATCCTGCCTGCTCGTCACATCATCAACATCGCGCTAGGGCTGGCGCTGGTGTTCTTTATCGTCGGCCTCGTGATCTCGGGCAGCGCGCTCGACTTCTGGCTGATCACGATCCTGGCGCTGGTGCTCGGCGCGCTCCTGATCATCCCGATCGGCGGCGCCGACATGCCGGTCGTGATCTCGATGCTGAACTCCTATTCCGGCTGGGCCGCGGCCGGTATCGGCTTCACGCTGGGTAACTCGGCGCTGATCATCACCGGCGCGCTGGTCGGCTCCTCCGGCGCGATCCTGTCCTACATCATGTGCCACGCGATGAACCGTTCCTTCATCTCGGTCATCCTCGGCGGCTTCGGCGGCGAAACCGCCGTGGCCGGCGGTGGCGGCGGTGAACAGAAGCCCGTCAAGCTCGGCTCGGCCGACGACGCGGCGTTCATCATGAAGAATGCGCAGAAGGTCATCATCGTGCCCGGCTACGGCATGGCGGTGGCGCAGGCCCAGCACGCGTTGCGCGAAATGGGCGACATCCTGAAGAAGGAAGGCGTCGAGGTGAAGTACGCGATTCATCCCGTCGCAGGCCGTATGCCCGGCCACATGAACGTGCTGCTGGCGGAAGCCAACGTGCCCTATGACGAAGTGTTCGAGCTCGAGGACATCAACTCCGAATTCGCGCAGGCGGACATCGCCTTCGTGATCGGCGCCAACGACGTCACCAATCCCGCGGCCGAAGACGACAAGACCTCGCCGATCTACGGCATGCCGGTGCTGCAGGTCTGGAAGGCCGGCACCGTGATGTTCATCAAGCGCTCGCTGGCCTCGGGCTATGCCGGCATCGACAATCCCCTGTTCTACCGTGACAACACCATGATGCTGCTCGGCGACGCCAAGAAGGTCACCGAGAGCATCGTCAAGGCGATGTAG
- a CDS encoding cupin domain-containing protein: protein MLSAKSDVQVDTAEVRVTEWRLAPGSATGHHTHGMDYVIVPVTSGEMTIVAPDGTRSKAQLGVGKSYFRKAGVEHDVLNETATEIVFLEVELKP, encoded by the coding sequence ATGCTCAGCGCCAAATCCGATGTTCAGGTCGACACCGCCGAAGTCCGCGTCACCGAATGGCGGCTGGCGCCCGGCAGCGCAACCGGCCATCACACCCACGGCATGGACTACGTGATCGTGCCGGTGACTTCGGGCGAGATGACCATCGTGGCGCCCGACGGGACGCGGTCCAAGGCGCAACTTGGGGTCGGAAAGTCCTATTTCCGGAAAGCCGGCGTCGAGCATGACGTGCTCAACGAGACCGCGACCGAAATCGTGTTTCTGGAGGTCGAACTGAAGCCCTGA
- a CDS encoding calcium:proton antiporter, whose translation MSAHGPMPRSSWIFPALAVALFAVATGLGLTFTPSAAGLVFAAALLAILFGTVFAAVHHAEVIAERIGEPYGTLLLTLAVTIIEVALIATIMLGDKPVPALARDTVFAVVMIVCNGLAGLCIFIGGLRFKEQDFQVSGANLYLSVLFVMATITLIMPNYTLTAPGPIYSAAQLGFVSVVTLLLYGVFLYTQTIRHRDYFINQASGASDDGSPMSNRMLAVSVALLLVSLLAVVLLAKKFSLVVDIAIASIGAPPAFAGVLVALLILLPESVAAVAAARKNDLQKSINLALGSSLATIGLTVPAVAVAAYTLDKQLVLGLNAQEMVLLVLTFIISMLTFGTGRTNILFGLVHMVVFAVFLFMVFVP comes from the coding sequence ATGAGCGCACACGGACCGATGCCGAGATCGTCGTGGATATTTCCAGCACTCGCGGTCGCGCTCTTTGCCGTCGCCACCGGCCTCGGATTGACGTTCACGCCGTCGGCGGCCGGGCTGGTGTTCGCGGCCGCGCTGCTGGCGATCCTGTTCGGGACGGTGTTCGCGGCCGTGCATCATGCCGAGGTCATCGCCGAGCGGATCGGCGAGCCCTATGGCACGCTGCTGCTGACGCTCGCCGTCACCATCATCGAGGTCGCGCTGATCGCAACCATCATGCTCGGCGACAAGCCGGTTCCGGCGCTCGCCCGCGACACCGTTTTCGCGGTTGTCATGATCGTGTGCAACGGCCTCGCCGGCCTCTGCATCTTCATTGGCGGGCTACGTTTCAAGGAGCAGGATTTTCAGGTCTCGGGCGCCAACCTGTATCTCAGCGTGCTGTTCGTGATGGCGACGATCACGCTGATCATGCCCAATTACACCCTGACGGCGCCGGGGCCGATCTATTCGGCGGCCCAGCTCGGCTTCGTCAGTGTCGTGACGCTGCTTCTCTACGGCGTTTTTCTCTACACCCAGACCATCCGGCATCGCGATTATTTCATCAATCAGGCGTCCGGCGCCAGCGACGACGGATCGCCGATGTCGAACCGGATGCTGGCGGTCAGCGTCGCGCTGCTGCTGGTCTCGCTGCTGGCAGTGGTGTTGCTGGCGAAGAAGTTCTCGCTGGTGGTCGATATCGCCATTGCCAGCATCGGGGCGCCGCCGGCCTTCGCGGGCGTCCTGGTCGCGCTGTTGATCCTGCTGCCGGAGAGCGTCGCCGCCGTTGCGGCGGCCCGCAAGAACGACCTGCAGAAGAGCATCAACCTCGCGCTCGGCTCCTCGCTCGCCACCATCGGGCTGACCGTGCCGGCGGTGGCGGTTGCGGCCTACACGCTCGACAAGCAGCTGGTGCTCGGGCTCAACGCCCAGGAGATGGTGCTGCTGGTGCTGACCTTCATCATCAGCATGCTCACCTTCGGCACCGGCCGCACCAATATCCTGTTCGGACTGGTGCATATGGTGGTGTTTGCCGTTTTCCTGTTCATGGTATTCGTGCCTTAA
- the aqpZ gene encoding aquaporin Z, translated as MNTKKYAAEAIGTFWLTFAGCGSAVIAAGFPQVGIGLVGVSLAFGLSVVTMAYAIGHVSGCHLNPAVTVGLAAGGRFPAGQILPYVIAQVVGAIAAAALLYVIASGAAGFDVAKGFASNGYDAHSPGHYSMVACFITEVVMTMMFLFIIMGATHGKTPAGFAPLAIGLALVMIHLVSIPVTNTSVNPARSTGPALFVGGWALAQLWLFWIAPLIGGVLGGVIYRWVSDEPTGTVEGTQKA; from the coding sequence ATGAATACCAAAAAATATGCCGCCGAGGCGATCGGAACCTTTTGGCTTACCTTTGCGGGTTGCGGCAGCGCCGTCATCGCCGCGGGCTTTCCGCAGGTTGGTATCGGCCTGGTCGGCGTGTCGCTGGCGTTCGGCCTGAGCGTCGTGACAATGGCCTATGCGATCGGCCATGTGTCGGGTTGCCATCTCAATCCTGCCGTGACGGTCGGCCTTGCCGCAGGCGGCCGTTTTCCGGCCGGTCAGATCCTGCCCTATGTGATCGCACAGGTCGTTGGCGCGATCGCCGCCGCCGCGCTGCTCTATGTGATCGCAAGCGGCGCTGCCGGATTCGATGTCGCCAAGGGCTTTGCGTCGAATGGCTATGACGCACATTCACCCGGTCATTACAGCATGGTGGCCTGCTTCATCACCGAAGTGGTGATGACCATGATGTTCCTGTTCATCATCATGGGCGCCACCCACGGCAAGACACCCGCGGGCTTTGCGCCGCTGGCGATCGGATTGGCGCTGGTGATGATCCATCTCGTCAGCATCCCCGTCACCAACACCTCGGTCAATCCGGCGCGCAGCACCGGGCCGGCGCTGTTCGTCGGTGGATGGGCGCTGGCGCAGCTCTGGCTGTTCTGGATCGCACCGCTGATCGGCGGCGTGCTGGGCGGTGTGATCTATCGCTGGGTCAGCGACGAGCCGACCGGCACGGTGGAAGGCACGCAAAAAGCGTAG
- the rpsU gene encoding 30S ribosomal protein S21, whose translation MQVLVRDNNVDQALKALKKKMQREGIFREMKLRGHYEKPSEKKAREKAEAVRRARKLARKKLQREGLLPMKPKPVFGAGAGAERGGAGGGRGGPGAGRPPR comes from the coding sequence GTGCAGGTTCTCGTCCGCGATAACAACGTCGACCAAGCCCTCAAGGCGCTGAAGAAGAAGATGCAGCGCGAGGGTATTTTCCGCGAGATGAAGCTCCGCGGCCATTACGAAAAGCCGTCCGAGAAGAAGGCCCGTGAAAAGGCCGAGGCCGTGCGCCGCGCGCGCAAGCTGGCCCGCAAGAAGCTGCAGCGCGAAGGCCTGCTGCCGATGAAGCCGAAGCCGGTGTTCGGCGCTGGTGCCGGTGCCGAGCGCGGTGGTGCTGGCGGCGGCCGTGGTGGCCCGGGCGCAGGTCGCCCGCCGCGCTGA
- a CDS encoding 5-(carboxyamino)imidazole ribonucleotide synthase, which yields MTASHPVKLKPGDTIGILGGGQLGRMLAMAAARLGLKSQVFSPDPDSPAFDVVQHATCAEYADVEALELFANDVDVITYEFENVPAATAMVLAARRPVLPAQKILETTQDRLVEKDFIKRLGIGTADYADVSSAETLRTAIARIGLPAVIKTRRFGYDGKGQAIIREGDDPGRVWEDLGTKSAILEAFIPFEREISVIAARSADGHVECYDVTENEHRDHILKISRAPAAISDELAAQARDIAGQIANALDYVGVLAVEMFVVAGNGGPHVLVNEIAPRVHNSGHWTLDGASISQFEQHIRAIAGWPLGKPVRHGPVTMTNLIGDDILSYEQWLTVPGATVHLYGKGPPRPGRKMGHITEVAPRSKI from the coding sequence GTGACGGCTTCCCATCCGGTGAAGCTGAAGCCGGGCGACACCATCGGAATTCTCGGCGGCGGGCAGTTGGGCCGGATGCTGGCCATGGCGGCGGCGCGACTCGGGCTGAAAAGCCAGGTGTTCTCGCCCGATCCGGACTCACCCGCCTTCGACGTGGTGCAGCACGCGACCTGCGCGGAATATGCCGATGTCGAGGCGCTGGAACTGTTCGCCAACGACGTCGACGTCATCACCTATGAATTCGAGAACGTGCCGGCCGCGACCGCGATGGTGCTGGCCGCGCGCCGCCCCGTGCTGCCCGCGCAGAAGATCCTGGAGACCACGCAGGACCGATTGGTCGAGAAGGACTTCATCAAGCGGCTCGGCATCGGCACCGCCGATTACGCCGACGTGTCGTCGGCCGAGACCTTGCGCACCGCGATCGCGCGCATCGGCCTGCCCGCCGTCATCAAGACCCGCCGCTTCGGCTATGACGGCAAGGGTCAGGCGATCATCCGCGAGGGCGATGATCCCGGCCGGGTCTGGGAAGACCTCGGCACCAAGTCCGCGATCCTCGAGGCCTTCATTCCGTTCGAGCGCGAGATCTCCGTGATCGCCGCACGCTCGGCGGACGGCCATGTCGAGTGTTACGACGTCACCGAAAACGAACACCGCGATCACATCCTGAAGATCTCGCGCGCGCCGGCAGCGATATCGGATGAACTGGCGGCGCAGGCGCGCGACATCGCGGGCCAGATCGCCAATGCACTGGATTACGTGGGCGTGCTCGCGGTCGAGATGTTCGTGGTCGCCGGGAACGGCGGCCCTCACGTGCTGGTCAACGAGATCGCGCCGCGGGTACATAATTCCGGGCACTGGACGCTGGATGGCGCCTCGATCTCCCAGTTCGAACAGCACATAAGGGCGATCGCCGGCTGGCCGCTCGGCAAGCCGGTCCGCCACGGCCCGGTCACCATGACCAACCTGATCGGCGACGATATCCTGAGCTACGAGCAGTGGCTGACGGTGCCCGGCGCCACCGTGCACCTCTACGGCAAGGGCCCGCCCCGGCCGGGCCGGAAAATGGGCCACATCACCGAAGTGGCCCCGCGTTCCAAGATATAG
- the purE gene encoding 5-(carboxyamino)imidazole ribonucleotide mutase, with protein MTAPIAIIMGSQSDWETMRHAAETLTALGVDCDKRIVSAHRTPDRLFAFAKGAKAEGFQIIIAGAGGAAHLPGMAAALTELPVFGVPVESKALSGIDSLYSIVQMPAGVPVGTLAIGKAGAINAALLAASVLALNDPALAARLAAWRKQQTDAVKERPEGSA; from the coding sequence ATGACCGCACCCATCGCCATCATCATGGGAAGCCAGTCCGACTGGGAGACCATGCGTCATGCCGCCGAGACGCTGACCGCGCTCGGGGTCGATTGCGATAAACGCATCGTCTCGGCTCACCGCACCCCGGACCGGCTGTTCGCCTTCGCCAAGGGCGCCAAGGCCGAAGGCTTCCAGATCATCATCGCCGGCGCCGGGGGGGCTGCGCACCTGCCGGGCATGGCGGCGGCGCTGACGGAGCTTCCGGTGTTCGGCGTTCCCGTCGAATCCAAGGCGCTGTCGGGTATCGATTCGCTCTACTCGATCGTGCAGATGCCGGCCGGCGTTCCCGTCGGCACGCTCGCGATCGGCAAGGCCGGCGCTATCAACGCCGCGCTGTTGGCGGCTTCCGTGCTGGCCCTGAACGACCCGGCGCTGGCGGCGCGTTTGGCCGCGTGGCGCAAGCAGCAGACCGACGCCGTCAAAGAGCGTCCGGAGGGTTCGGCGTGA
- a CDS encoding NAD(P)/FAD-dependent oxidoreductase has protein sequence MDRVDCVVIGAGVIGLAVARKLALAGREVIVLEAAEGIGTVTSSRNSEVIHAGIYYRAGSLMAQMCVSGRHALYRYCADHGIPHRNCGKLIVATTPKETEKLQSIRAHAEANGVDDMQLLAGEAARALEPALNCDAALLSPSTGIIDSHAYMLALKGDAEAAGAAYAFHTPLLRARANAGHIEIEAGGDAPMTLACDLLVNAAGLGAPAAARSIEGMPVELIPCAYLAKGNYFSCNVRAPFSRLIYPVPEPGGLGVHLTLDMAGQARFGPDVEWVESIDYAVDPARAEKFYPAIRRYWPTLPDGALMPSYSGIRPKIVPPAVATQDFLIQGPRDHGVTGLINLFGIESPGLTSSLAIADHVGGLANP, from the coding sequence ATGGACAGAGTTGATTGCGTCGTTATCGGAGCGGGGGTGATCGGGCTTGCGGTCGCACGCAAACTCGCGCTGGCCGGCCGCGAAGTGATCGTGCTGGAGGCGGCGGAGGGCATCGGCACGGTGACCTCCTCGCGCAACAGCGAGGTGATCCATGCCGGCATCTACTACCGTGCCGGCAGCCTGATGGCGCAGATGTGCGTCAGCGGCCGGCATGCGCTCTACCGATATTGCGCCGATCACGGCATTCCGCATCGCAATTGCGGCAAGCTGATCGTAGCGACGACCCCGAAAGAAACCGAGAAGCTGCAATCGATCCGGGCGCATGCCGAGGCTAACGGCGTCGACGACATGCAGTTGCTCGCGGGCGAAGCGGCCCGCGCGCTCGAGCCGGCGCTGAACTGCGATGCGGCGCTGCTGTCGCCCTCCACCGGCATCATCGACAGCCACGCCTACATGCTGGCGTTGAAGGGCGACGCGGAAGCGGCCGGCGCTGCCTACGCATTCCACACGCCGCTGTTGCGTGCACGCGCGAACGCAGGCCACATCGAGATCGAGGCCGGCGGCGACGCGCCGATGACGCTTGCCTGCGATCTGCTGGTCAACGCGGCCGGACTGGGCGCGCCCGCGGCGGCGCGCAGCATCGAGGGCATGCCGGTCGAATTGATTCCGTGCGCCTATCTCGCCAAGGGAAACTATTTCAGTTGCAATGTGCGGGCGCCGTTTTCACGCCTGATCTATCCGGTGCCGGAGCCCGGCGGCCTCGGGGTGCACCTCACGCTCGACATGGCCGGCCAGGCCCGCTTCGGCCCCGACGTGGAATGGGTCGAGAGCATCGACTACGCGGTCGACCCTGCGCGTGCGGAAAAATTCTATCCCGCGATCCGGCGCTATTGGCCGACGCTGCCGGACGGGGCGCTGATGCCGAGCTATTCCGGAATCCGGCCGAAGATCGTGCCGCCCGCGGTCGCCACGCAGGATTTCCTGATCCAGGGACCGCGCGACCACGGCGTTACCGGGCTGATCAACCTGTTCGGTATCGAATCGCCGGGACTGACGTCCTCACTGGCCATCGCGGACCATGTCGGCGGACTGGCAAATCCGTAA
- a CDS encoding proton-translocating transhydrogenase family protein, producing the protein MEHIAQVVDPFVFRLSIFVLAVFVGYFVVWSVTPALHTPLMSVTNAISSVIVVGALLAVGVGMISSGSGWARGFGFIALIFACVNIFGGFLVTQRMLAMYKKKAK; encoded by the coding sequence ATGGAGCACATCGCCCAAGTCGTCGATCCCTTTGTATTCCGGCTGTCGATTTTCGTCCTCGCCGTGTTCGTCGGCTACTTCGTGGTCTGGTCGGTGACGCCTGCGCTGCATACGCCGCTGATGTCGGTGACGAACGCGATCTCCTCGGTGATCGTGGTCGGCGCGCTGCTCGCGGTCGGCGTCGGCATGATCTCGAGCGGCTCGGGCTGGGCGCGGGGCTTCGGCTTCATCGCGCTGATCTTCGCCTGCGTGAATATTTTCGGCGGCTTTCTTGTCACCCAGCGCATGCTGGCGATGTACAAGAAGAAGGCCAAGTGA
- a CDS encoding tetratricopeptide repeat protein, protein MPSILLAMACSLPVGGCSFDLGSWGPDKEKPQQQAETKSTDNISARSVSDAQGYAAHGQVLARSGNNEEALAEFERALALDPYNVRALYGRGLIRQSEKEHQQAIEDFTAANGLSPQKAEPLLARANSYFALDKAKEAVADLDEAVQADPNSAQAWSSRGAAYERLGDKANASASYSRALALRPRDESARSGLARTGG, encoded by the coding sequence GTGCCGAGCATCTTGCTGGCGATGGCATGTTCGCTGCCTGTTGGCGGATGCTCGTTCGACCTGGGATCGTGGGGGCCGGATAAGGAAAAGCCGCAGCAGCAGGCCGAGACAAAATCGACCGACAATATCAGCGCCCGCAGCGTCAGCGACGCCCAGGGCTACGCCGCGCACGGTCAGGTTCTCGCCAGATCCGGCAACAACGAGGAAGCGCTCGCCGAATTCGAGCGCGCGCTGGCGCTTGATCCCTACAATGTGCGGGCGCTCTACGGGCGCGGCCTGATCCGTCAGTCCGAGAAAGAGCATCAGCAGGCGATCGAGGATTTCACCGCGGCCAATGGCCTGTCACCGCAGAAGGCCGAGCCGCTGCTCGCCCGCGCGAACAGTTACTTCGCGCTCGACAAGGCCAAGGAAGCGGTCGCCGATCTCGACGAAGCGGTACAGGCCGATCCGAACAGCGCGCAAGCCTGGTCCAGCCGAGGCGCCGCCTACGAGCGGCTGGGCGACAAGGCCAACGCATCCGCTTCCTACAGCCGCGCGCTTGCGCTGCGCCCGAGGGACGAAAGCGCGCGAAGCGGCCTCGCGCGCACCGGCGGCTAG